The following proteins come from a genomic window of Bactrocera tryoni isolate S06 chromosome 1, CSIRO_BtryS06_freeze2, whole genome shotgun sequence:
- the LOC120766835 gene encoding 60S ribosomal protein L32: MTIRPAYRPKIVKKRTKHFIRHQSDRYAKLSHKWRKPKGIDNRVRRRFKGQYLMPNIGYGSNKRTRHMLPTGFKKFLVHNVRELEVLLMQNREYCGEIAHGVSSKKRKEIVERAKQLSIRLTNPNSRLRSQENE, from the exons ATGACTATCCGCCCCGCATACAGGCCAAAAATTGTTAAGAAGCGCACCAAGCACTTCATCCGCCATCAATCGGATCGCTATGCCAAGCTTTCG CACAAATGGCGTAAACCAAAAGGTATTGACAACAGAGTACGTCGCCGTTTCAAGGGTCAGTACCTGATGCCTAACATTGGTTATGGCTCCAACAAACGCACTCGTCATATGCTGCCCACTGGCTTCAAGAAGTTCTTGGTTCACAATGTCCGTGAACTAGAGGTGTTGTTGATGCAAAATCGTGAATATTGCGGAGAAATCGCCCACGGCGTATCTTCCAAAAAGCGGAAGGAAATTGTTGAGCGCGCCAAGCAGCTGTCGATTCGTCTCACCAATCCCAACAGCCGCTTGCGATCACAGGAGAACGAATAA
- the LOC120766823 gene encoding serendipity locus protein delta-like has translation MVKLLEIQKRIISFLRNPELSDELIATQALGECIEEGNIKIEEIDISIQSTTGESFTGDENKADKVFIDTEEKPESIIDDGEDFRDIEELVLDTIKDPPVSVRKYSIPSKCEICNTVYKSKTLLNRHINVAHKPSKQIWKCEVCGIIAKDAEYLELHKNIHEGRSDLECRFCNKRYSRKINVIRHMHKHWDKKSFQCERCGLRFSELPLYYNHKLQHDAEDDPLICAECNQSFKTRRTYRNHLWVHRDDRPRYSCEICGKTFVEKYTLKVHLKCHTDKDGERKGGRSKIKTSVHQEEETIECVICSDQFSSRDICNQHMKEQHDVILTSEDKLII, from the coding sequence ATGGTCAAATTGTTGGAAATACAAAAAcgtattatttcatttttgcgGAATCCAGAGCTCAGCGACGAGCTTATAGCAACACAAGCGTTGGGTGAATGCATAGAAGAaggtaatataaaaatagaagaaatcgatATAAGTATTCAAAGCACAACCGGAGAGAGTTTCACTGGGGACGAAAATAAGGCTGATAAGGTATTTATAGACACAGAAGAAAAACCCGAGTCTATTATTGATGATGGCGAAGATTTCAGAGATATAGAAGAACTGGTATTGGATACAATTAAAGACCCTCCCGTTAGTGTTCGCAAGTACAGCATTCCATCTAAATGTGAAATATGTAATACAGTTTACAAAAGTAAAACCCTTCTGAATAGACATATAAACGTTGCACATAAACCATCTaaacaaatttggaaatgtGAAGTTTGCGGCATTATTGCAAAAGATGCAGAATATTTggaattacataaaaatatccACGAAGGAAGGTCTGATTTGGAATGCCGTTTCTGCAACAAACGTTATTCTCGCAAAATCAATGTTATTCGACATATGCACAAACATTGggacaaaaaaagttttcagtgTGAAAGATGTGGACTAAGGTTCTCCGAGTTACCACTTTACTATAATCACAAATTGCAGCATGATGCTGAAGATGACCCGCTGATTTGTGCAGAATGTAACCAATCCTTCAAAACGCGACGTACTTATAGAAACCATTTATGGGTACATCGTGATGATCGCCCACGTTATAGCTGTGAAATTTGCGGGAAGAcgtttgttgaaaaatatacaCTTAAAGTTCATCTCAAATGTCATACTGATAAAGATGGAGAACGCAAAGGGGgaagaagtaaaattaaaacttcGGTGCACCAGGAAGAAGAAACAATCGAATGTGTTATATGTTCTGATCAATTTTCTTCCAGGGATATATGCAATCAGCACATGAAAGAACAACACGATGTAATTCTAACATCTGAAGAcaagcttattatttga
- the LOC120766821 gene encoding succinate--CoA ligase [ADP-forming] subunit beta, mitochondrial isoform X2: MAALLSRTGILNEIVNPKVGQKILALATSGSLQKRNLNVQEHVSYTLLNEAGIPTPKFGVAKSGQEAKEIAQKLDTNNLVLKAQVLAGGRGKGHFKNGLKGGVRVVNTPTEAQEIGSKMVNQLLVTKQTGAAGRICNSVMVAERKFPRREFYFAVMMERAFNGPVIIASSQGGVNIEEVAAENPDAIVYEPIDIKVGLTPDQAAKVVNSVGLGEFQEETVKMLMNMYQLFVKKDALLIEINPYAEDALEGFFALDAKFRFDDNAEFRQKELFALRDWTQEDPKEVEAAKFDLNYIALDGTIGCMVNGAGLAMATMDIIKLYGGDPANFLDVGGGATAQAVKEAFKIITADPKVHCILVNIFGGIMRCDVIAEGIIAAAKDLNMKMPIVVRLQGTNVNEARELIRQSGLRIIPRHDLDEAANLSVHLAQIVHLAREMNMDVSFEIPDSVK; this comes from the exons ATGGCTGCTTTATTGTCTCGGACGGgtattttgaatgaaatcgTAAACCCAAAGGTTGGGCAAAAG attctTGCGCTTGCCACCAGTGGAAGTCTGCAGAAAAGGAACCTTAATGTTCAAGAACATGTTTCATACACTTTACTTAATGAAGCCGGTATCCCAACTCCAAA GTTTGGCGTAGCGAAGTCTGGTCAAGAAGCCAAAGAAATTGCCCAAAAACTCGATACGAATAATCTTGTGTTGAAAGCGCAAGTTTTAGCTGGTGGACGTGGAAAAGGTCATTTTAAGAATGGCTTAAAGGGTGGTGTACGCGTTGTAAATAC ACCTACCGAAGCTCAAGAAATTGGCAGCAAGATGGTAAATCAACTTTTAGTAACCAAGCAAACTGGCGCTGCTGGCCGCATATGTAATTCTGTTATGGTTGCGGAGCGAAAATTCCCACGCCGCGAATTCTATTTTGCCGTTATGATGGAGCGAGCCtttaat GGTCCAGTTATCATTGCTTCGTCTCAAGGTGGTGTTAATATTGAGGAAGTAGCTGCCGAAAACCCTGATGCTATTGTTTATGAACCAATTGATATTAAGGTTGGACTGACACCTGATCAAGCAGCTAAAGTGGTGAATTCTGTTGGTTTGGGCGAATTCCAAGAGGAAACCGTAAAAATGCTAATgaacatgtatcagctgttcgTAAAGAAGGACGCTTTACTCATTGAAATTAATCCATATGCAGAGGATGCTCTCGAAGGCT TCTTCGCATTGGATGCTAAATTCCGTTTTGATGATAATGCAGAATTTCGTCAGAAGGAATTGTTTGCATTGCGTGACTGGACTCAAGAAGACCCCAAAGAAGTGGAGGCAGCTAAATTCGATCTGAACTACATTGCTTTAGACGGCACTATCGGCTGCATGGTGAACGGCGCTGGTTTAGCCATGGCCACCATGGATATTATTAAACTCTACGGCGGAGATCCAGCTAATTTCCTTGATGTCGGTGGCGGCGCAACCGCACAAGCTGTGAAGGAAGCCTTCAAGATTATTACTGCCGACCCGAAAGTTCACTGTATTCTAGTAAACATTTTCGGTGGTATTATGCGTTGTGATGTTATCGCCGAGGGCATTATTGCAGCTGCCAAAGATTTGAACATGAAAATGCCTATTGTAGTTAGACTGCAG GGCACAAATGTGAACGAGGCACGAGAATTGATTCGTCAATCCGGTTTGAGGATTATTCCCCGTCACGATTTGGACGAAGCTGCCAATTTATCTGTGCATTTGGCTCAAATTGTCCATTTAGCGCGAGAAATGAACATGGATGTTAGCTTCGAGATCCCAGACAGTGTGAAGTAG
- the LOC120766832 gene encoding uncharacterized protein LOC120766832, with translation MKAFVVAGICLISIVSLSSAQFSNGRVLDPPNPQLCAQRIIHEKTPDGKGYFFSWRDPQLKGVEEDWLTGRNFCRRRCMDLVSLETSLENEWIKQRVVNENVKYIWTSGRLCDFKGCDRPDLQPTNVNGWFWTATLQKLAPTSERSQGDWSPSGGIGLPQPDNREYKQNGAPENCLALLNQFYNDGVNWHDVACHHKKPFVCEENDALLKYVRYTNPNLRI, from the exons ATGAAAGCGTTCGTCGTAGCCGGTATTTGCTTGATTAGCATTGTTAGTTTAAGCTCTGCACAATTCTCCAATGGACGCGTTTTGGATCCACCCAATCCACAATTGTGCGCTCAAAGGATTATACACGAAAAGACACCCGATGGCAAAGG CTACTTCTTCTCGTGGCGCGACCCACAATTGAAGGGTGTGGAAGAAGACTGGTTGACAGGCAGAAACTTCTGTCGCAGACGTTGCATGGACTTGGTTTCATTGGAAACTAGCTTAGAAAACGAATGGATTAAGCAACGCGTGGTTAACGAAAAT GTGAAATATATCTGGACCAGTGGTCGTCTCTGCGACTTCAAGGGTTGTGACCGTCCCGATTTGCAGCCCACCAACGTCAATGGCTGGTTCTGGACCGCTACTCTGCAAAAATTAGCTCCAACTTCCGAGCGCTCCCAGGGTGATTGGTCGCCAAGCGGCGGTATTGGTCTGCCCCAGCCCGACAACCGTGAATACAAACAGAACGGTGCTCCCGAAAACTGCTTAGCTCTGCTCAACCAATTCTACAATGATGGCGTCAACTGGCATGACGTTGCCTGCCATCACAAGAAACCATTCGTGTGCGAGGAAAACGATGCCTTGCTGAAGTACGTCCGCTATACAAACCCAAACTTGCGCATTTAA
- the LOC120766822 gene encoding serendipity locus protein beta-like, which yields MMNAVNTESCQKRCFLCRRKILSTQNQRLVDSSTCPASKKSFRDVLSYLARHANSELYIGYGESVCATCHFDVVEYDTYLMKALKKQRALLDLIEKAVLGVDSDFDNEFESDMSALDELTNDHFFDDAQISDTEIAQTIDDAIGEKSEIRSTSPCGLNKRNRATGTKCDFCAMRFQTKSGLKKHITNAHKKFSCELCNYSHRNEDYVLLHMNTHDGRNENQCRFCDKEFSTKISTIRHMEVHFNSKKYQCDKCGLCFSQTTVLYNHKLQHEAEEQPLQCEVCSQVFKTKRTYRHHMITHRADRPRYKCEYCTKTFTEKYTLKVHKRTHPEAMNSSDVAQGKEQQQDIPPDNERAQTQDIKFNCVICDQIFTAKDHLNKHMEKEHDVILKSLTINNFSEFDVVDDESKKACHICGQMFSAQANLDYHLKYVHTSTF from the coding sequence atgaTGAACGCTGTAAATACAGAAAGTTGTCAAAAAAGGTGTTTTTTATGTCGGAGGAAAATCTTATCTACGCAAAATCAGAGACTCGTCGATAGCAGTACATGTCCCGCATCAAAGAAATCCTTTAGGGATGTATTATCTTACTTGGCACGCCACGCGAATTCTGAGCTATATATTGGCTATGGCGAATCGGTATGTGCAACATGCCATTTTGATGTGGTGGAATATGACACTTATCTTATGAAAGCTTTAAAGAAGCAACGTGCCCTTCTTGATTTAATAGAAAAAGCAGTTTTGGGAGTTGATTCTGATTTTGATAACGAATTTGAATCGGATATGAGCGCACTAGATGAATTGACCAACGACCATTTCTTTGATGATGCTCAAATTTCGGATACTGAAATTGCGCAAACCATAGATGATGCTATTGGAGAAAAATCGGAGATTCGTTCAACAAGTCCTTGTggattaaataaaagaaatcgtGCGACTGGTACTAAGTGTGATTTTTGCGCCATGAGATTTCAAACAAAATCAGggttaaaaaaacatataacaaatgcacataaaaaatttagctGTGAATTGTGTAATTACAGTCATCGTAATGAAGACTACGTATTGCTACATATGAACACGCATGATGGACGAAATGAGAACCAATGTCGTTTTTGTGACAaagaattttcaacaaaaattagcACAATTCGTCACATGGAAGTACAtttcaattccaaaaagtaTCAATGTGATAAGTGTGGCCTCTGCTTTTCACAAACAACCGTGTTATACAATCATAAACTACAACACGAAGCTGAAGAACAACCACTTCAGTGTGAGGTTTGTTCACAAGTTTTTAAAACTAAGCGCACGTACCGTCATCATATGATAACACATCGGGCGGACCGGCCTCGTTATAAATGTGAATATTGCACTAAAAcatttacagaaaaatatacTCTTAAAGTTCACAAACGAACGCATCCTGAAGCAATGAATTCCAGCGACGTCGCACAAGGAAAGGAGCAGCAACAAGATATCCCACCAGATAACGAACGAGCACAAACCCAGGatataaaattcaattgtgTAATTTGTGATCAAATATTTACAGCTAAGGATCATCTAAATAAACATATGGAGAAAGAACACGACGTTATACTTAAATCCTTAACGATCaataatttttctgaatttgATGTGGTCGATGACGAGTCAAAGAAAGCTTGTCATATATGCGGCCAAATGTTTAGTGCCCAAGCAAATTTAGACTATCATCTCAAATATGTTCACACGagtacattttaa
- the LOC120766821 gene encoding succinate--CoA ligase [ADP-forming] subunit beta, mitochondrial isoform X1 — protein MAALLSRTGILNEIVNPKVGQKILALATSGSLQKRNLNVQEHVSYTLLNEAGIPTPKFGVAKSGQEAKEIAQKLDTNNLVLKAQVLAGGRGKGHFKNGLKGGVRVVNTPTEAQEIGSKMVNQLLVTKQTGAAGRICNSVMVAERKFPRREFYFAVMMERAFNGPVIIASSQGGVNIEEVAAENPDAIVYEPIDIKVGLTPDQAAKVVNSVGLGEFQEETVKMLMNMYQLFVKKDALLIEINPYAEDALEGCSFFALDAKFRFDDNAEFRQKELFALRDWTQEDPKEVEAAKFDLNYIALDGTIGCMVNGAGLAMATMDIIKLYGGDPANFLDVGGGATAQAVKEAFKIITADPKVHCILVNIFGGIMRCDVIAEGIIAAAKDLNMKMPIVVRLQGTNVNEARELIRQSGLRIIPRHDLDEAANLSVHLAQIVHLAREMNMDVSFEIPDSVK, from the exons ATGGCTGCTTTATTGTCTCGGACGGgtattttgaatgaaatcgTAAACCCAAAGGTTGGGCAAAAG attctTGCGCTTGCCACCAGTGGAAGTCTGCAGAAAAGGAACCTTAATGTTCAAGAACATGTTTCATACACTTTACTTAATGAAGCCGGTATCCCAACTCCAAA GTTTGGCGTAGCGAAGTCTGGTCAAGAAGCCAAAGAAATTGCCCAAAAACTCGATACGAATAATCTTGTGTTGAAAGCGCAAGTTTTAGCTGGTGGACGTGGAAAAGGTCATTTTAAGAATGGCTTAAAGGGTGGTGTACGCGTTGTAAATAC ACCTACCGAAGCTCAAGAAATTGGCAGCAAGATGGTAAATCAACTTTTAGTAACCAAGCAAACTGGCGCTGCTGGCCGCATATGTAATTCTGTTATGGTTGCGGAGCGAAAATTCCCACGCCGCGAATTCTATTTTGCCGTTATGATGGAGCGAGCCtttaat GGTCCAGTTATCATTGCTTCGTCTCAAGGTGGTGTTAATATTGAGGAAGTAGCTGCCGAAAACCCTGATGCTATTGTTTATGAACCAATTGATATTAAGGTTGGACTGACACCTGATCAAGCAGCTAAAGTGGTGAATTCTGTTGGTTTGGGCGAATTCCAAGAGGAAACCGTAAAAATGCTAATgaacatgtatcagctgttcgTAAAGAAGGACGCTTTACTCATTGAAATTAATCCATATGCAGAGGATGCTCTCGAAGGCT GTTCCT TCTTCGCATTGGATGCTAAATTCCGTTTTGATGATAATGCAGAATTTCGTCAGAAGGAATTGTTTGCATTGCGTGACTGGACTCAAGAAGACCCCAAAGAAGTGGAGGCAGCTAAATTCGATCTGAACTACATTGCTTTAGACGGCACTATCGGCTGCATGGTGAACGGCGCTGGTTTAGCCATGGCCACCATGGATATTATTAAACTCTACGGCGGAGATCCAGCTAATTTCCTTGATGTCGGTGGCGGCGCAACCGCACAAGCTGTGAAGGAAGCCTTCAAGATTATTACTGCCGACCCGAAAGTTCACTGTATTCTAGTAAACATTTTCGGTGGTATTATGCGTTGTGATGTTATCGCCGAGGGCATTATTGCAGCTGCCAAAGATTTGAACATGAAAATGCCTATTGTAGTTAGACTGCAG GGCACAAATGTGAACGAGGCACGAGAATTGATTCGTCAATCCGGTTTGAGGATTATTCCCCGTCACGATTTGGACGAAGCTGCCAATTTATCTGTGCATTTGGCTCAAATTGTCCATTTAGCGCGAGAAATGAACATGGATGTTAGCTTCGAGATCCCAGACAGTGTGAAGTAG
- the LOC120766813 gene encoding beta-catenin-like protein 1: MDVGELLSFKPEQTPKRPHDEDDDYLLNPSEDRSTRDVKRDEKSKRLRRIEQAKESADFVKPDVPSLDSFFGPELTEEERINILNYVENEDAEGDVLDEVGLKKLLLVFEKRNLKNQEMRIKYPDNPEKFMESEVDLHSVIQELKGVATVPDLYPVLVELHGIPSILELLAHPNTDIAVAIVDLLQEVTDVDILGESSEGAEILIEALRKQQVCALLVQNLERLNEEVKEESDGVHNSLAIVENLTEMHSDIVREAAEQGLLAWLLKRLKQKSPFDPNKLYCSEILSILIQTNNDNRLMLGTIDGIDVLLQQLAIYKRHDPSSTEEQEYMENLFNCLCSALMAKENRDRFLKGEGLQLMNLMLREKKMSRNGSLKVLDHAMSGPDGRENCNKFVDILGLRTIFPLFMKTPKRTKKHLLSSDEHEEHVCSVIASMLRNCRGAQRQRLLSKFTENDHEKVDRLLELHLKYLEKVETVDRDIDQQEKNTEIDEDEEAENNYIKRLTGGLFTLQRIDYIILEVSATADTVKQRVVQILNLRGSSMKTIRNVMREYAGNLGDDGDADWKEQEQSHIVSLIDRF, from the exons ATGGATGTCGGTGAACTACTGTCTTTCAAG CCAGAGCAGACTCCAAAACGTCCTCATGATGAAGATGATGATTACTTATTGAATCCCTCGGAGGATAGATCTACACGAGATGTTAAACGGGATGAAAAATCAAAACGACTGCGCCGCATTGAGCAAGCCAAGGAGTCAGCAGATTTCGTGAAGCCTGACGTTCCATCATTAGATTCCTTTTTCGGTCCTGAGCTGACCGAAGAAGAGCGAATTAATATATTGAATTATGTAGAAAACGAAGATGCGGAAGGTGACGTACTTGATGAAGTTGGACTTAAGAAATTGCTACTGGTTTTTGAAAAACGTAATTTAAAAAACCAGGAAATGAGAATCAAATATCCTGATAACCCAGAAAAGTTTATGGAATCTGAAGTTGATCTGCATTCAGTAATACAAGAGTTGAAAGGCGTTGCAACAGTGCCAGATCTTTACCCAGTATTGGTGGAATTGCATGGCATACCCAGTATCTTGGAATTACTAGCACATCCAAATACAGACATAGCTGTTGCAATTGTAGATCTCTTGCAAGAAGTCACCGATGTAGATATATTAG GGGAGAGTAGTGAGGGAGCAGAAATTTTGATTGAAGCTTTACGTAAACAACAAGTCTGTGCACTTTTAGTACAAAATTTAGAACGTCTCAACGAAGAAGTGAAAGAAGAATCAGATGGAGTTCATAACTCTTTGGCCATCGTAGAAAATTTAACAGAAATGCACAGTGACATTGTTAGAGAAGCAGCTGAGCAAGGCCTACTTGCTTGGCTACTTAAAAGGCTCAAACAAAAGTCACCTTTTGATCCCAATAAACTATATTGTAGTGAAATACTTTCCATActaatacaaacaaacaatgaTAATCGTCTAATGCTTGGCACTATTGATGGCATTGATGTATTACTGCAACAGCTAGCTATTTATAAGCGACATGATCCATCCTCTACGGAGGAACAGGAATACATGGAAAATCTATTCAATTGCCTTTGTTCAGCGTTGATGGCGAAAGAAAACAGGGATCGTTTTTTGAAAGGCGAAGGCTTGCAGCTTATGAATTTAATGTTGCGAGAGAAAAAGATGTCACGAAATGGTTCGCTGAAAGTGCTTGATCATGCCATGTCTGGACCAGATGGTCgtgaaaattgtaataaattcgTTGACATACTTGGACTTCGTACAATTTTCCCATTGTTCATGAAGACACCGAAACGCACTAAGAAACACCTATTATCATCCGATGAACACGAGGAGCATGTTTGTTCAGTGATAGCTTCGATGCTGAGAAATTGTAGAGGAGCGCAACGACAAAGACTGTTATCGAAATTCACCGAGAATGACCACGAAAAAGTAGATCGGTTGCTAGAGTTGCATTTGAAATACTTGGAAAAAGTAGAAACCGTAGACCGGGATATAGATCAACAAGAAAAG aatACAGAAATCGATGAAGACGAGGAGGCAGAAAATAACTACATCAAGCGATTGACAGGCGGACTTTTCACGTTGCAGCGTATAGACTATATTATTTTAGAAGTATCAGCTACTGCGGATACGGTAAAGCAACGAGTtgtacaaattttgaatttacgCGGTTCATCAATGAAAACTATCAGGAATGTCATGCGAG AATACGCCGGGAATTTGGGCGACGACGGTGATGCCGATTGGAAGGAACAAGAGCAATCACATATCGTTTCGTTAATTGATAggttctaa
- the LOC120766820 gene encoding serendipity locus protein delta-like has protein sequence MRVSAVWRHFVKVDEGRRVKCKECNKLLKYNKSTTTLSFHLRAMHGIDTAKPKAELDYTDTASTIRELTSEYCFLCGKSDKPPNQTFQNIETCKVPASGKPVQVVLQHLAHCVKTNLVFQGVASICLECCDELAEYDNLMVNLLSFQKRLTEKLRSVLSGELKLEQIDYDESIAEAMIVEDDGQIEDAFEPDLEPKEEFIEIVGNEESVESTILDDESMHSDKEFNDDEDEWNADKMFGEKSQECVVCGLIFKTKSELQRHISSAHDIKQFICPICGVVRRDQEYLELHMNLHEGKTEFECRYCDKRFTRPVNTLRHMRKHWDKKEYQCEKCGERFSLDNMLYNHRMRHEAEENPLICSICNQSFRSRKTYNHHMLIHQENRPRHHCTHCSKSFTERYTLKMHMKSHNIELPSSRSKVAQLLDEQELNETKEAVSTLISKFDTSPQKEFSCVICSRSFDNKENLEKHLESDHDVILGDDNNQ, from the exons ATGCGAGTGAGTGCAGTTTGGCGGCATTTTGTCAAAGTTGACGAAGGCAGAAGAGTGAAGTGCAAAGAGtgcaataaattgttaaaatacaacaaaagtaCGACAACACTTTCATTTCATCTAAGAGCGATGCACGGAATAGACACAG CAAAACCCAAGGCTGAGCTCGATTATACTGACACTGCAAGTACCATTCGAGAATTAACCAGCGAGTATTGCTTTTTGTGTGGTAAATCAGACAAACCACCGAATCAAACATtccaaaatattgaaacatGCAAAGTGCCGGCATCAGGAAAACCAGTACAGGTCGTATTACAACATCTGGCCCATTGTGTAAAAACAAATCTGGTGTTTCAAGGGGTCGCAAGTATTTGCTTGGAATGTTGTGATGAATTAGCCGAATATGATAATTTAATGGTTAATCtgctttcatttcaaaaacGTTTAACTGAGAAATTACGATCGGTTTTGTCTGGCGAACTGAAGTTAGAACAAATCGATTATGATGAGTCTATTGCCGAAGCAATGATCGTTGAAGACGATGGTCAGATAGAAGACGCCTTTGAGCCGGATTTGGAGCCCAAAGAAGAGTTCATAGAAATAGTTGGAAATGAGGAAAGTGTTGAAAGCACGATCCTAGATGACGAAAGCATGCACAGTGACAAAGAGTTTAATGATGATGAAGACGAATGGAACGCCGATAAAATGTTTGGAGAAAAGAGCCAGGAATGTGTTGTTTGtggattaatttttaaaacgaaaTCTGAACTTCAAAGGCACATAAGCTCAGCGCATGacataaaacaatttatttgccCTATCTGTGGAGTAGTTCGTAGAGATCAAGAATATTTAGAATTACATATGAATCTGCATGAAGGCAAGACAGAGTTCGAGTGTCGGTACTGCGATAAACGTTTCACTAGACCAGTAAATACATTACGCCACATGCGTAAACACTGGGACAAAAAAGAATATCAATGCGAAAAATGTGGGGAACGGTTTTCTTTGGATAATATGCTTTACAATCACCGTATGCGTCATGAAGCCGAAGAAAACCCGCTTATATGCAGTATATGTAACCAGTCATTTAGGTCAAGAAAAACTTATAATCACCACATGCTTATTCACCAAGAAAATAGGCCGAGACATCATTGCACGCACTGCTCAAAGTCCTTTACTGAACGTTATACGCTAAAAATGCATATGAAATCGCATAATATAGAACTTCCTTCTAGTCGCTCAAAAGTGGCACAACTATTAGACGAGCAGGAACTTAACGAAACAAAGGAAGCTGTATCTACGCTAATATCGAAATTTGACACATCTCCACAGAAAGAGTTTAGCTGTGTAATTTGCAGTCGATCATTTGATAATAAAGAAAATCTGGAGAAACATTTGGAAAGCGATCATGACGTTATTTTAGGTGATGATAACAACCAGTAA